One genomic region from Longimicrobium sp. encodes:
- a CDS encoding CDP-alcohol phosphatidyltransferase family protein: MLKFQPSALRAQVSRAITRPLDGLVRRRVSPNLITTLGVGVNLAAGAAFFRGSLRWGGALVMLGGLLDIADGHVARAAGLQSKFGSFYDSTTDRIAEVVVFLGILSLYLGKEPNLGAPWMAYVVAAAIAGSLMVSYVRAKAESVGIDCRVGLMQRAERIILLVVATLGFGTWQHGIVLTWVMIAMAVLTNLTALYRIWWVGRALRHLEHSPAPR; the protein is encoded by the coding sequence GTGCTGAAGTTCCAGCCCTCCGCCCTGCGCGCGCAGGTCTCGCGGGCCATCACCCGCCCGCTGGACGGCCTGGTGCGCCGCCGGGTGAGCCCCAACCTGATCACCACGCTGGGCGTGGGGGTGAACCTGGCCGCGGGCGCCGCCTTCTTCCGGGGGAGCCTGCGCTGGGGCGGCGCCCTGGTGATGCTGGGCGGCCTGCTCGACATCGCCGACGGGCACGTGGCGCGCGCGGCGGGGCTGCAGTCGAAGTTCGGCTCGTTCTACGACTCCACCACCGACCGCATCGCCGAGGTGGTGGTCTTCCTGGGCATCCTCTCGCTGTACCTGGGGAAGGAGCCCAACCTGGGCGCCCCCTGGATGGCGTACGTGGTGGCGGCGGCCATCGCCGGGAGCCTGATGGTGAGCTACGTGCGCGCCAAGGCCGAGTCGGTGGGGATCGACTGCCGCGTGGGGCTCATGCAGCGCGCCGAGCGCATCATCCTGCTGGTGGTGGCCACGCTGGGGTTCGGCACCTGGCAGCACGGGATCGTGCTCACCTGGGTGATGATCGCCATGGCCGTGCTCACCAACCTGACGGCCCTCTACCGCATCTGGTGGGTGGGCCGGGCGCTCCGCCACCTCGAACACTCTCCCGCGCCGCGCTAG
- the prmC gene encoding peptide chain release factor N(5)-glutamine methyltransferase: MSTPVSEKRWTVLELVAWTAGWLQEKGFHNARLNAELLLAGVLGLKRLDLYLQHDRPLRPEELAEFKQRLLRRAKREPLQYIDGRAAFRDLLLSVDARVLIPRPETEVLVQAVLDWASAQCPGPSAQEPRSGLAALDVGTGSGAIALALATEGPFARVVATDVSGEALEVALRNRDEAAPGAPVDFRRGSLYGPVAEERFHVVVSNPPYVGEEEREGLDPEVRDWEPAGALFAGAGGLDVIRPLVAGAPDHLEPGGLLALEVGAAQAEAVAELIRATGAFEEPRVRRDLAGRERIVLAELRELAPETGG; the protein is encoded by the coding sequence GTGTCCACGCCCGTGTCGGAGAAGCGCTGGACCGTCCTGGAGCTGGTGGCCTGGACGGCGGGCTGGCTCCAGGAGAAGGGCTTCCACAACGCGCGTCTGAACGCGGAGCTGCTGCTGGCGGGGGTGCTGGGGCTCAAGCGCCTGGACCTCTACCTCCAGCACGACCGCCCCCTGCGCCCCGAGGAGCTGGCGGAGTTCAAGCAACGGCTCCTCAGGCGTGCGAAGCGCGAGCCGTTGCAGTACATTGACGGCAGGGCCGCCTTCCGCGACCTCCTCCTCTCGGTCGACGCGCGGGTGCTGATCCCGCGGCCCGAGACGGAGGTGCTGGTGCAGGCGGTGCTCGACTGGGCCAGTGCCCAGTGCCCAGGGCCCAGTGCCCAGGAACCGCGCTCCGGTCTGGCGGCGCTCGACGTGGGGACCGGTTCCGGCGCCATCGCGCTGGCCCTGGCCACGGAGGGCCCGTTCGCGCGCGTGGTGGCCACCGACGTCTCGGGCGAGGCGCTGGAGGTGGCGCTCCGCAACCGTGACGAGGCCGCGCCGGGCGCCCCGGTGGACTTCCGCCGCGGCAGCCTGTACGGGCCGGTGGCGGAGGAGCGCTTCCACGTGGTGGTCTCCAACCCGCCCTACGTGGGCGAGGAGGAGCGCGAGGGGCTGGACCCCGAGGTGCGCGACTGGGAGCCCGCCGGGGCGCTCTTCGCCGGGGCGGGCGGGCTGGACGTGATCCGGCCCCTGGTCGCCGGGGCGCCGGACCACCTGGAGCCGGGCGGGCTGCTGGCGCTGGAGGTGGGCGCGGCGCAGGCGGAGGCGGTCGCGGAGCTGATCCGCGCCACGGGAGCCTTCGAGGAGCCGCGGGTGCGGCGCGACCTGGCCGGGCGCGAGCGGATCGTGCTGGCGGAGCTGCGGGAGCTGGCTCCTGAGACGGGCGGCTGA
- a CDS encoding YlbF family regulator: protein MDSLWERAREVGRLVGQSDEYKAFKRANELLSNDRDTVALINKLGELQDGIARALERGEEPSQAERDEFEKVASVVQTSAPYQRFESARANFERLMACVDEEIAKGIEAGEQSRIILAP, encoded by the coding sequence ATGGATAGCCTGTGGGAGAGGGCCCGCGAGGTGGGCCGGCTGGTGGGCCAGAGCGACGAGTACAAGGCGTTCAAGCGCGCCAACGAGCTGCTCTCCAACGACCGCGACACGGTGGCGCTCATCAACAAGCTGGGCGAGCTGCAGGACGGCATCGCCCGCGCGCTGGAGCGCGGCGAGGAGCCCTCGCAGGCGGAGCGCGACGAGTTCGAGAAGGTCGCCTCCGTCGTGCAGACCAGCGCCCCCTACCAGCGCTTCGAGAGCGCCCGCGCCAACTTCGAGCGCCTGATGGCCTGCGTGGACGAGGAGATCGCCAAGGGGATCGAGGCGGGCGAGCAGAGCCGGATCATCCTGGCTCCCTGA
- the prfA gene encoding peptide chain release factor 1 yields the protein MEDRIRDAERRWEDLSTQLADPAIHSAPGRLRDLSREHARLAGVVEAAARLRKASADLEGARALLAEAEGDAELAAMAKAEIEQLTCETERLEEELKRLLVPRDPLDDRDAVVEIRAGTGGDEAALFAGDLFRMYQRYADRRGWKTEVLSVSEGTQGGVKEAVFVVRGPTAYGDLRYESGVHRVQRVPATEAQGRIHTSAATVAVLPEAEEVDVQINPAELKIDVYRSSGPGGQSVNTTDSAVRVTHLPTGLVVTCQDEKSQHKNKDKALSVLRSRLLDLKIAEQEAERARDRKTQVGTGDRSAKIRTYNFPQSRVTDHRIGFTTHALPQVMGGELDELLEALKLASQTERNGAAPVA from the coding sequence ATGGAAGACCGCATCCGCGACGCCGAGCGGCGCTGGGAGGACCTCTCCACGCAGCTCGCCGACCCCGCCATCCACTCCGCCCCCGGGCGCCTGCGCGACCTCTCGCGCGAGCACGCCCGCCTGGCCGGGGTGGTGGAGGCGGCCGCGCGCCTGCGCAAGGCCAGCGCCGACCTGGAGGGCGCCCGCGCGCTCCTGGCCGAGGCGGAGGGCGACGCGGAGCTGGCCGCCATGGCGAAGGCCGAGATCGAGCAGCTCACTTGTGAGACGGAGCGGCTGGAGGAGGAGCTCAAGCGCCTGCTCGTTCCCCGCGACCCGCTGGACGACCGCGACGCGGTGGTGGAGATCCGCGCCGGCACCGGCGGCGACGAGGCGGCCCTCTTCGCCGGCGACCTCTTCCGCATGTACCAGCGCTACGCCGACCGCCGCGGCTGGAAGACCGAGGTGCTCTCGGTCTCCGAGGGCACCCAGGGCGGGGTGAAGGAGGCCGTGTTCGTCGTGCGCGGCCCCACCGCGTACGGCGACCTGCGCTACGAGAGCGGCGTGCACCGGGTGCAGCGCGTTCCCGCCACCGAGGCGCAGGGGCGCATCCACACCTCGGCGGCCACAGTGGCGGTGCTCCCCGAGGCCGAGGAGGTGGACGTGCAGATCAACCCGGCGGAGCTCAAGATCGACGTCTACAGGAGCTCGGGCCCCGGCGGGCAGTCGGTGAACACCACCGACAGTGCCGTGCGCGTCACCCACCTCCCCACGGGCCTGGTCGTCACCTGCCAGGACGAGAAGAGCCAGCACAAGAACAAGGACAAGGCCCTCTCCGTGCTCCGCTCCCGGCTCCTCGACCTGAAGATCGCAGAGCAGGAGGCGGAGCGCGCCCGCGACCGGAAGACGCAGGTGGGCACCGGCGACCGCTCGGCCAAGATCCGCACCTACAACTTCCCCCAGAGCCGCGTGACCGACCACCGCATCGGCTTCACCACGCACGCGCTGCCGCAGGTGATGGGCGGCGAGCTGGACGAGCTGCTGGAGGCGCTCAAGCTGGCCTCCCAGACCGAGCGCAACGGCGCGGCTCCCGTCGCCTGA
- the rpmE gene encoding 50S ribosomal protein L31, whose translation MKADIHPNYRTVTVHCACGNTWQTRSTSKDIHVEICSACHPYFTGKQKLMDTAGRIERFRQRYAGTETRK comes from the coding sequence ATGAAGGCGGACATTCATCCGAACTACAGGACCGTGACGGTGCACTGCGCCTGCGGCAACACCTGGCAGACCCGCTCGACCAGCAAGGACATCCACGTCGAGATCTGCTCGGCCTGCCACCCGTACTTCACGGGGAAGCAGAAGCTGATGGACACCGCGGGCCGCATCGAGCGCTTCCGGCAGCGCTACGCCGGCACCGAGACCAGGAAGTGA